One window from the genome of Garra rufa chromosome 1, GarRuf1.0, whole genome shotgun sequence encodes:
- the mif4gdb gene encoding MIF4G domain-containing protein B: MESLETSSKEEYKIQSFDLETQQLLKTALKDPSSVDLEKVSNVIVDQSLKDQIFSREAGRICYTIVQAEAKQNNGNVFRRNLLNRLQQEFKAREETRKRSTQEWVCLVSFICNIFDYLKVNNMPMMALVQPVYDCLFRLAQSDALKNEEEVDCLVLQLHRIGDQLETMNMQLMDELFNLLRDGFLLQEDLSSMGRLLLLEILEFRAGGWTLSETAQKYYYSEVTD; the protein is encoded by the exons ATGGAGAGTTTGGAGACCTCATCTAAAGAAGAGTACAAGATCCAGTCGTTTGATTTGGAGACACAGCAACTTCTTAAAACTGCCTTGAAAG ACCCAAGTTCCGTTGACCTGGAGAAAGTGTCCAATGTAATAGTGGACCAGTCTCTGAAGGACCAGATCTTCAGCAGGGAGGCCGGACGAATCTGTTACACGATTGTCCAG GCAGAGGCCAAACAGAACAACGGAAATGTGTTTCGCCGTAACCTCCTGAACCGACTGCAGCAGGAATTTAAAGCCAGAGAGGAGACGCGGAAGAGATCCACTCAGGAATGGGTTTGCCTCGTGTCCTTCATCTGCAACATCTTTGACTACCTCAAG GTAAACAACATGCCAATGATGGCCCTGGTGCAGCCTGTCTATGACTGTTTGTTCAGACTGGCCCAATCTGACGCCCTGAAGAACGAGGAGGAG GTGGACTGTCTGGTGTTACAGTTGCATCGCATTGGAGATCAGCTGGAGACGATGAACATGCAACTCATGGATGAGCTGTTCAATCTACTGAGGGATGGATTTCTCCTTCAGGAGGACCTGAGCTCCATGGGCCGCCTGCTTCTGCTTGAGATCCTTGAGTTTCGTGCAGGAGGCTGGACTCTCAGCGAAACGGCTCAGAAATACTACTACAGCGAAGTGACGGACTGA
- the LOC141294967 gene encoding junctional adhesion molecule-like gives MCSLEVELEAIWICSASEQYLHKHNRHDMTRWFIVRGPSGPLVVPSGGSVVLPCYVETPLVAETVKVLWKKTDSETVVHLYENGESQSEAQHKDYRDRAHFFTDQIQHGNFSLLLENVSAEDKGVYRCKVYSQQVADKTLVEIKDAEHLLVSGPAQSVSAYDGEDVTLNCSVDSHVTPEHIEEVSWKKKDKDRHILILLFQNNKSLSDASDERYRDRAEFFTTEILKGNFSLRLKSVRTEDKGVYMCQVFAGGLSANATAELVHLGFTWKHITLLILCIIASGFAVLLCWLVYSRSENQGSLYETISCCVLYILGPLRLFWVTPVATGFPELSMRKMLFLYGSAGLVLVNSAALMTELIMKAGKSVNTESSHMSTHCNRTPDTKHTSIDMNQLTGESHEMKTLRKVSGSSEEHQEEEIN, from the exons ATGTGTTcgctggag gtggagctggaggccatttggatCTGCAGTGCCAGTGAGCAGTACTTGCACAAACATAACAGACATGACATGACGCGCT GGTTTATTGTTCGAGGTCCCTCTGGTCCTCTGGTCGTACCTTCGGGAGGTTCAGTCGTTTTGCCCTGTTATGTTGAGACGCCTTTAGTAGCAGAGACAGTGAAAGTGTTGTGGAAAAAAACTGACTCAGAGACTGTGGTTCATCTGTATGAAAATGGTGAGAGTCAATCAGAGGCCCAGCACAAAGATTATCGTGATAGAGCTCATTTCTTTACTGATCAGATTCAACATGGAAACTTCTCCCTCCTGCTGGAAAATGTGAGCGCTGAAGACAAAGGGGTTTACAGATGTAAAGTTTATAGTCAACAGGTTGCTGACAAAACTTTAGTTGAAATAAAAGATGCTG AGCATTTGCTAGTATCAGGACCAGCTCAATCTGTATCTGCATATGATGGTGAGGACGTTACTCTGAACTGCTCTGTAGACTCTCACGTCACACCTGAACATATTGAAGAGGTCTCATGGAAGAAAAAAGATAAAGACAGACATATTCTGATTCTGCTCTTCCAAAACAATAAGAGTCTATCAGATGCATCAGATGAGCGATACAGAGACAGAGCTGAGTTCTTCACGACTGAAATCCTCAAAGGAAACTTCTCTCTCAGACTGAAGAGTGTCAGAACTGAGGATAAAGGAGTTTACATGTGTCAAGTGTTTGCTGGAGGACTTTCAGCCAATGCAACGGCAGAACTGGTGCACCTGG GTTTCACTTGGAAACACATAACTCTGTTGATTCTCTGCATTATTGCATCTGGATTTGCAGTTCTGCTTTGCTGGCTTGTTTACTCCAGATCAGAAAATCAAG GTTCTTTGTATGAGACCATCTCTTGCTGTGTGCTCTATATTCTGGGGCCTTTGAGGTTGTTCTGGGTTACACCAGTAGCCACAGGTTTTCCAG AGCTCAGCATGAGGAAGATGTTGTTCCTGTATGGATCAGCTGGTCTTGTTTTAGTAAACTCTGCTGCACTGATGACTGAACTGATCATGAAAGCAG GCAAATCTGTCAACACAGAGTCCTCTCAT ATGTCGACACATTGTAATAGGACTCCTGATACAAAGCATACCAGTATAGATATGAACCAGCTGACTGGAGAATCCCATGAAATGAAAACTCTGAGAAAAGTGTCTGGGAGCAGTGAGGAGCATCAAGAAGAGGAGATCAACTAA
- the sstr5 gene encoding somatostatin receptor type 5 — MATQGPMCNTSISDYENQSNEITNISLQLNGSLMAEEDSTKVLAVVYLIVFVVGLTGNSLAIFVVLRYTKMKTVTNMYILNLAVADELYILGLPFLTTHNVLGYWPFGNFLCRILMWADSISQFTSTFCLTVMSIDRYMAVVHPIRSSRWRRPSVAKVINSMVWALSCLLTLPVIIYCDVQPELNTCNLSWPEPRDVWSTAFILYTAILGFFCPLLVICLCYLLIVIKVKSAGARAGLSKRRKSEKKVTRMVVIIVVVFVLCWLPFFILNILNLISTLPENGFVTGVYFLTVILTYVNSCANPLLYGFLSDNFKRSFQQVLCIHKVNGVSDGQPGHARLSRNQQNEAFFPPRSFDFNDHDQRYQSIGLEAEPCPKTEIHQHGPEVSSQSI, encoded by the exons ATGGCAACCCAGGGGCCCATGTGCAACACCTCAATCTCAGACTATGAAAATCAGTCCAATGAAATCACCAATATTTCTCTTCAGCTGAATGGAAGCTTGATGGCCGAGGAGGACAGCACAAAGGTCCTGGCCGTAGTCTACCTCATTGTGTTCGTCGTGGGTTTGACGGGCAACTCTCTGGCCATTTTCGTGGTGCTGCGCTACACCAAAATGAAGACGGTGACCAACATGTACATCTTGAACCTGGCAGTGGCAGACGAGCTGTACATCCTGGGACTTCCATTTCTCACCACCCACAACGTGCTCGGCTACTGGCCATTTGGCAACTTCCTCTGTCGTATTCTGATGTGGGCAGACTCCATCAGTCAATTTACTAGCACATTCTGTCTGACAGTAATGAGCATTGATCGCTACATGGCTGTGGTACATCCTATCCGCAGCTCGAGGTGGCGGCGACCCAGTGTTGCCAAGGTGATAAATAGCATGGTATGGGCACTCTCCTGTCTGCTGACACTGCCAGTCATCATTTACTGTGACGTTCAGCCGGAGCTAAACACCTGCAACCTGAGCTGGCCTGAACCGCGTGACGTGTGGTCGACAGCTTTCATTCTCTACACCGCCATACTAGGCTTCTTCTGCCCACTTCTGGTCATCTGCCTGTGTTACCTGCTCATTGTAATCAAGGTAAAGTCCGCCGGTGCACGAGCGGGACTCTCCAAACGCCGCAAGTCTGAGAAGAAAGTGACGAGAATGGTGGTGATCATCGTGGTGGTGTTCGTCCTGTGCTGGCTGCCGTTTTTCATCCTCAACATCCTTAACTTGATCAGCACCCTCCCGGAGAATGGCTTTGTCACTGGTGTCTACTTTCTCACCGTCATCCTGACCTACGTCAACAGCTGCGCCAATCCGCTGCTCTACGGCTTTCTGTCGGACAACTTCAAGCGGAGCTTCCAGCAAGTGCTGTGCATCCACAAGGTCAACGGGGTCAGCGACGGTCAACCTGGTCATGCGCGCCTTAGCAGGAACCAACAGAATGAGGCCTTCTTCCCTCCAAGGAGCTTTGATTTCAACGACCATGACCAGAGATATCAA TCCATTGGATTGGAGGCTGAGCCCTGTCCCAAAACTGAAATCCACCAACATGGACCAGAAGTGAGCAGCCAGTCCATATAa